One stretch of Chryseobacterium fluminis DNA includes these proteins:
- a CDS encoding DUF3307 domain-containing protein: MIFIKLILAHLLGDFILQPNSWVAEKESKKLKSGYLYLHVLIHTALSFIFIGDVELWWVAVLVGILHYMIDAAKLSFQTIKNKKNWFFIDQTLHLLVITGVSYYFKEFSLEFFKNQESLKIIMAALFLTTPASIFIKILLSSWTPAPETPGNLQTESLSSAGKYIGILERLLVFTFILVNHWEGVGFMVAAKSVFRFSDLAQAKQRKLTEYVLIGTLLSFGMAVLTGILIK; encoded by the coding sequence ATGATTTTTATTAAACTCATATTGGCACATTTACTTGGAGACTTTATTCTCCAGCCAAATTCATGGGTTGCAGAGAAAGAAAGCAAAAAACTGAAGAGCGGATATCTGTATCTTCATGTTTTGATTCATACTGCCTTAAGTTTTATTTTCATCGGGGATGTAGAGCTTTGGTGGGTTGCTGTTCTGGTAGGAATTTTACATTATATGATCGATGCTGCAAAATTAAGTTTTCAGACCATTAAAAATAAAAAGAACTGGTTCTTTATCGATCAGACGCTGCACCTTTTAGTGATTACAGGAGTTTCCTATTATTTCAAAGAATTCAGTTTAGAGTTCTTTAAAAATCAGGAAAGTTTAAAAATAATCATGGCAGCTCTGTTTCTGACGACCCCTGCATCCATCTTTATTAAGATATTATTGTCTTCATGGACTCCGGCTCCTGAAACTCCGGGGAATCTGCAGACCGAATCTTTATCAAGCGCCGGAAAATATATCGGCATTTTAGAACGTTTACTGGTATTCACTTTTATTCTGGTGAATCACTGGGAGGGCGTGGGTTTTATGGTAGCTGCAAAATCTGTTTTCAGGTTCAGTGACCTCGCCCAGGCCAAACAGAGAAAATTAACGGAGTATGTACTCATCGGTACACTTCTGAGCTTTGGAATGGCTGTTTTAACAGGAATTTTAATTAAATAA
- the purC gene encoding phosphoribosylaminoimidazolesuccinocarboxamide synthase, which yields MEKKEMLYEGKAKQVFATDNPDQVVVRFKDDATAFNAQKRGSVDLKGEMNNAITTLIFEYLNEKGIKTHFIKQLNEREQLVKKVSIIPLEMVVRNYSAGSMAQRLGVEEGIKSPVTIFDICYKKDELGDPLINDHHAVFLGAATYEELDEMYELTSDINEILIDLFDKMNIILVDFKIELGKTSDGEIILADEISPDTCRLWDKDTMKKLDKDRFRRDLGEVTEAYVEIYNRLKTVLKK from the coding sequence ATGGAAAAGAAAGAAATGTTGTACGAAGGTAAGGCAAAACAGGTATTTGCTACCGATAATCCTGATCAGGTAGTCGTACGTTTTAAAGACGACGCTACAGCATTTAATGCTCAAAAAAGAGGGTCTGTCGATCTTAAAGGTGAGATGAACAATGCCATCACCACCTTAATTTTTGAATATTTAAATGAAAAAGGGATTAAGACTCATTTCATTAAACAATTGAACGAAAGAGAGCAATTGGTAAAGAAAGTATCCATCATTCCTCTGGAAATGGTGGTAAGAAACTATTCCGCCGGAAGTATGGCTCAAAGATTAGGAGTAGAAGAAGGCATCAAATCGCCGGTGACGATTTTCGATATCTGCTACAAAAAAGACGAATTGGGAGATCCGCTTATCAATGATCACCATGCTGTCTTTTTAGGGGCGGCAACGTATGAGGAACTTGATGAGATGTATGAACTTACTTCCGATATTAATGAGATCCTGATCGATCTTTTTGATAAAATGAATATCATCCTGGTTGACTTCAAAATTGAATTAGGAAAAACTTCTGACGGGGAGATCATCCTGGCAGACGAAATTTCTCCTGACACCTGCAGACTCTGGGATAAAGATACCATGAAGAAATTAGATAAAGACAGATTCAGAAGAGACCTCGGAGAGGTAACTGAAGCCTATGTTGAAATCTATAACAGACTGAAAACTGTACTTAAGAAGTAA
- a CDS encoding four helix bundle protein, giving the protein MVKEVYLVTSELPDEEKFGLISQMRRCAVSIPSNIAEGAGRNNKNEFTSFLELRLD; this is encoded by the coding sequence TTGGTAAAAGAAGTTTATCTGGTTACCTCAGAATTGCCAGATGAAGAAAAATTTGGTTTAATTTCTCAGATGAGAAGATGTGCTGTTTCAATACCATCAAATATTGCAGAAGGAGCAGGAAGAAATAATAAAAATGAATTTACCAGTTTCTTGGAATTGCGTTTGGATTAA
- the purF gene encoding amidophosphoribosyltransferase translates to MKSLDIHKSEYLKQFETQTYGRNLFRTQEEERLDAPNEECGIFGMYSDNDLDTFSLSQFGLFALQHRGQEACGISVLKDGKITNMKDEGLVLDVYKEIQDPETFMGNSAIGHTRYTTAGDKKKYNFQPFFAKNEYDQIILSIAHNGNLTNARELKMELEAEGVVFRATSDSEVILRLIQKNLDLGLRGAIKATMEKIEGAYSVVGMTRNKFFAFRDFNGIRPLVLGAINENSYVVASESVALDAVGAQYVRDILPGEIIYTNENEPGRLHSIMVDEEKAKQRICSFEYIYFARPDSSLENINVYEIREKSGEKIWEQAPVEADVVIGVPDSGVPAAIGFSKASGIPFRPVLIKNRYIGRSFIVPTQEMRERVVNLKLNPIISEIKGKRVVIIDDSIVRGTTSKRLVKILKDAGVKEIHFRSVSPPIIAPCYLGIDTPSKDDLISANMSTEQLRDYLGVDSLEFLSTENLKVILGSSNHCFGCFTEQYPVEKGEEIELFR, encoded by the coding sequence ATGAAAAGTTTAGACATTCATAAAAGTGAATATTTAAAACAGTTTGAAACCCAAACCTACGGAAGAAATCTTTTCAGAACGCAGGAAGAAGAAAGACTGGATGCTCCGAATGAGGAGTGCGGAATCTTCGGAATGTATTCCGATAATGATCTCGATACGTTTTCTCTTTCTCAGTTTGGGCTTTTTGCTTTACAGCACAGAGGTCAGGAGGCTTGTGGGATTTCCGTTTTAAAAGATGGGAAAATCACCAATATGAAAGATGAAGGATTGGTTTTAGATGTTTACAAAGAGATCCAGGATCCGGAAACTTTCATGGGAAATTCTGCGATCGGGCACACCCGTTATACAACAGCGGGAGACAAAAAGAAGTATAATTTCCAGCCATTTTTCGCGAAAAACGAATATGACCAGATTATTCTTTCTATTGCTCACAACGGTAACTTGACCAATGCCAGAGAATTAAAAATGGAACTGGAAGCTGAAGGTGTTGTTTTCAGGGCAACTTCGGATTCTGAGGTGATCTTAAGATTAATCCAGAAAAATCTTGATCTGGGTCTTCGTGGAGCGATAAAAGCAACCATGGAGAAGATTGAAGGTGCTTATTCCGTGGTCGGTATGACAAGAAATAAATTCTTTGCTTTCAGAGATTTCAATGGTATCAGACCTTTGGTCTTAGGAGCCATTAACGAAAATTCTTATGTGGTAGCTTCTGAATCTGTAGCTTTAGATGCCGTAGGCGCTCAGTATGTGCGTGATATTTTACCGGGAGAGATCATTTATACCAATGAGAATGAACCGGGAAGGCTCCATTCGATTATGGTAGATGAAGAAAAGGCAAAACAGAGAATCTGTTCTTTCGAGTATATCTATTTTGCAAGACCGGATTCTTCGTTGGAAAATATCAATGTTTACGAAATCAGAGAGAAATCGGGAGAGAAAATCTGGGAACAGGCTCCTGTGGAAGCGGATGTGGTTATCGGGGTTCCTGACTCGGGAGTTCCTGCTGCTATTGGTTTTTCTAAAGCATCAGGCATCCCTTTCCGCCCGGTTCTGATCAAAAACAGATATATCGGGAGAAGTTTCATCGTCCCGACTCAGGAAATGAGAGAAAGGGTAGTGAACCTGAAACTGAATCCTATTATTTCCGAAATCAAAGGGAAGAGGGTAGTCATTATCGATGATTCCATTGTCCGGGGAACGACATCCAAAAGACTGGTAAAGATCCTTAAAGATGCCGGGGTGAAAGAAATTCACTTCCGAAGTGTTTCACCACCTATTATTGCACCGTGCTATTTGGGAATTGATACCCCGTCCAAAGACGACTTAATTTCAGCAAATATGTCTACTGAGCAGCTCAGGGACTATTTGGGAGTAGACTCTCTGGAGTTTTTGAGTACGGAAAACTTAAAGGTTATTTTAGGTTCTTCTAATCACTGTTTCGGATGTTTTACAGAACAATATCCGGTAGAAAAAGGAGAAGAGATAGAATTATTCCGTTAG